One genomic window of Variovorax sp. RA8 includes the following:
- a CDS encoding VRR-NUC domain-containing protein: MSAAFQRMSAAEYRARMGLAPAGTPEGELAPERLRVRGGALALVKPDALADAVSNPNPVALAPDIEAPARSRKPRKLTLTSGHPTEDQIHRACADWVFAHEGMYPFLRWLMHVPNGGLRSRGEAGKMRAMGVRKGVVDWILPFPSPAGRYTGLAIEVKSHRGTVSDEQQDFLDDAAAAGWLAAVARSSDEFVKVVEQWIRERP, from the coding sequence GTGAGTGCCGCATTCCAGCGCATGAGCGCGGCAGAGTACCGCGCACGCATGGGGCTTGCCCCGGCGGGCACGCCTGAGGGCGAACTCGCGCCAGAGCGCTTGCGGGTTCGAGGCGGAGCGCTGGCGCTGGTCAAGCCCGACGCGCTGGCTGACGCGGTGTCCAACCCGAATCCTGTCGCGCTTGCGCCCGACATTGAAGCGCCTGCCCGGTCTCGCAAGCCCCGCAAGCTCACGCTGACGAGTGGCCACCCGACGGAGGACCAGATCCACCGGGCCTGTGCGGACTGGGTCTTCGCTCACGAGGGGATGTACCCCTTCCTGCGCTGGCTCATGCACGTGCCCAACGGCGGCCTGCGCAGTCGGGGCGAGGCCGGAAAGATGCGCGCCATGGGCGTGCGCAAGGGCGTCGTGGACTGGATCCTTCCATTTCCGAGCCCCGCTGGCCGATATACCGGCTTGGCGATCGAAGTGAAGTCCCACCGCGGAACGGTGAGCGACGAGCAACAAGATTTTTTGGACGACGCGGCTGCTGCCGGCTGGCTCGCCGCCGTCGCCCGTTCAAGTGATGAATTTGTGAAGGTAGTAGAGCAATGGATCCGAGAAAGACCCTGA
- a CDS encoding ATP-dependent DNA ligase, whose amino-acid sequence MSTLEQAPASSFLFFTGNGSDKVYQAHLRQKDAGWVVDYGNGPRGGSLRTGTKTATPLAYEAAKKIYDKLVREKTSGGYTPDQSGTLYTASDLAGRKSGELPQLPTAITEDQAELLIRDTRWGLQQKADGENRILIVEGAAVRGTNRRGLFVDIPQHWRSLHSDGRTVIAGEHVGDRFMAFDLLEFKGQDFRGRPFLTRFNELEQIARSIPWMEVLELSVATEDKRCRAAEILASNGEGFVFKRLEAPFEAGRSEDSLKFKFTETSTCLVLRQNAQRSVAVGLRDDKGAMVDLGNVTIPPSEAMPAVGSLVEVRYLYRFNDGKFEQPVFKMPRPDMTEEAAVLSQVTRIKMRGDERSESGDEETDECLEDRPRG is encoded by the coding sequence ATGTCCACTCTCGAACAAGCACCCGCATCCAGCTTCCTCTTCTTCACGGGCAACGGCTCCGACAAGGTCTATCAGGCACACCTGCGGCAGAAGGATGCCGGCTGGGTGGTCGACTATGGGAATGGTCCGCGCGGCGGCTCCCTACGCACCGGCACCAAGACGGCAACGCCCCTCGCCTACGAGGCGGCCAAGAAGATCTACGACAAGCTGGTGCGCGAGAAGACCTCGGGCGGCTACACCCCGGACCAGTCGGGCACGCTCTACACCGCGAGCGACCTCGCGGGGCGCAAGAGCGGCGAGCTGCCGCAGCTGCCCACGGCGATCACCGAGGACCAGGCCGAGCTGCTTATCAGAGACACGCGCTGGGGTCTGCAGCAGAAGGCCGATGGCGAGAACCGCATCCTGATCGTGGAGGGCGCCGCGGTCCGCGGCACCAACCGGCGCGGCCTCTTCGTCGACATCCCTCAGCACTGGAGAAGCCTTCACTCGGACGGCCGCACCGTCATCGCCGGCGAGCACGTCGGCGACCGCTTCATGGCCTTCGACTTGCTGGAGTTCAAGGGCCAGGACTTCCGGGGCCGCCCGTTCCTCACCCGCTTCAACGAACTCGAACAGATCGCCAGGTCCATCCCATGGATGGAAGTGCTCGAACTGAGCGTCGCCACGGAGGACAAGCGCTGCCGAGCAGCCGAAATCCTCGCGTCGAATGGCGAAGGCTTCGTCTTCAAGCGGCTTGAGGCCCCCTTCGAAGCCGGCCGCAGCGAGGACAGCCTGAAGTTCAAGTTCACCGAGACCTCCACCTGCCTGGTGCTGCGCCAAAACGCCCAGCGCTCGGTCGCGGTGGGCCTGCGCGACGACAAGGGCGCCATGGTCGACTTGGGCAACGTGACGATCCCGCCGAGCGAGGCCATGCCCGCCGTGGGCAGCCTGGTCGAAGTGCGATACCTCTACCGCTTCAACGACGGCAAGTTCGAGCAGCCAGTCTTCAAGATGCCGCGCCCGGACATGACTGAAGAGGCCGCGGTGCTCTCGCAGGTGACGCGAATCAAGATGCGAGGTGACGAACGTTCAGAGAGCGGGGACGAGGAAACCGACGAATGCCTCGAAGATCGCCCTCGCGGCTGA
- a CDS encoding metallophosphoesterase, with protein sequence MERLTRAQLDQLRLELAEIAARAPRFVRQARNQAGRDFVIGDVHGAFDEVWKAMKLAGFDRSRDPLFSVGDLVDRGVGSHRAGRFLAQPYVLAVRGNHEADLIDLHMDNDDPDETRGVLARINVNLPRQALTRCDGGIRIPSA encoded by the coding sequence ATGGAGCGCCTCACCCGCGCCCAGCTCGACCAGCTGCGCCTCGAGCTGGCCGAGATCGCCGCTCGCGCGCCGCGCTTCGTTCGTCAGGCGCGCAACCAGGCCGGCCGCGACTTCGTGATCGGTGATGTCCACGGCGCGTTCGACGAGGTCTGGAAGGCCATGAAGCTGGCTGGCTTCGATCGCTCGCGAGACCCCCTTTTCAGCGTCGGGGACCTGGTGGACCGGGGGGTGGGTTCCCATCGTGCCGGACGCTTCCTCGCGCAGCCCTACGTCTTAGCCGTCCGAGGCAACCACGAGGCCGATCTGATCGATCTCCACATGGACAACGACGATCCGGACGAGACGCGCGGAGTGCTCGCGCGCATCAACGTGAACCTCCCCCGTCAAGCGCTGACGCGCTGTGATGGGGGCATCCGGATACCTTCCGCATAG
- a CDS encoding zinc ribbon domain-containing protein translates to MRQRWARNGSAAKAGLNAAILRSAWGSVRRFTTYKAKKRNKLVYTLPPAFTSQTCAKCGCCDANNRLDQETFHCVGCGHEANADVNAARVLQWLAIEAILRGELPKSETNKRKRVAFARKRETALELERLEVTSVSGDRQSPVEVQASNDADLRISA, encoded by the coding sequence ATGCGGCAGCGCTGGGCCCGCAACGGCTCCGCCGCCAAGGCCGGACTCAACGCCGCGATACTTCGCAGCGCCTGGGGCTCGGTCCGGCGCTTCACGACGTACAAGGCGAAGAAGCGCAACAAGCTCGTCTACACGCTGCCGCCGGCGTTCACGTCACAGACGTGCGCCAAGTGCGGATGCTGCGATGCAAACAACCGTTTGGACCAGGAAACCTTCCACTGCGTGGGATGTGGTCACGAGGCCAACGCGGATGTCAATGCAGCGCGGGTGCTCCAGTGGCTGGCGATCGAGGCGATCCTCAGGGGCGAACTGCCCAAAAGCGAAACGAACAAGAGGAAGCGAGTGGCCTTCGCGCGGAAACGCGAAACGGCTCTAGAGCTGGAACGGCTCGAAGTTACGTCCGTGTCAGGAGATCGTCAGTCGCCAGTCGAGGTGCAAGCCTCGAATGACGCAGACCTCCGAATCTCTGCCTAG